From a single Adhaeribacter swui genomic region:
- the sucD gene encoding succinate--CoA ligase subunit alpha — protein sequence MSVLVNKDSRVIVQGFTGSEGSFHAQQMIEYGTNVVGGVTPGKGGSTHLDRPVFNTVADAVRETGANVTIIFVPPAFAADAIMEAADAGIGVIVTITEGIPTKDMIYVKEYIRDKPLTLIGPNCPGVITPGEAKVGIMPGFVFAPGRIGIVSKSGTLTYEAADQIVKAGLGISTAIGIGGDPIIGTPTKNAVELLMNDPDTDAIVMIGEIGGNYEAMASQYIKETGNKKPVVGFIAGQTAPKGRRMGHAGAIIGGADDTAEAKMRIMAECGIHVVKSPADIGETMAKVLKGESIEA from the coding sequence ATGAGTGTTTTAGTAAATAAAGATTCAAGAGTGATTGTTCAGGGCTTTACCGGCTCCGAAGGTTCGTTTCATGCCCAACAAATGATTGAATACGGCACCAACGTAGTAGGCGGGGTAACTCCGGGTAAAGGCGGCAGCACCCACCTGGACCGGCCGGTTTTTAATACCGTTGCCGATGCTGTACGCGAAACCGGCGCCAACGTAACTATTATTTTTGTGCCACCGGCTTTTGCCGCCGACGCTATTATGGAAGCCGCCGATGCCGGTATTGGCGTTATAGTTACTATTACCGAAGGTATTCCTACCAAAGATATGATTTACGTGAAGGAGTATATCCGGGATAAACCGTTAACCTTAATCGGACCTAACTGCCCTGGCGTAATTACTCCCGGCGAAGCGAAAGTAGGCATTATGCCGGGCTTCGTGTTTGCTCCCGGCCGCATTGGCATTGTGTCTAAATCCGGTACCTTAACCTACGAAGCAGCCGACCAGATTGTAAAAGCAGGTTTAGGCATTTCTACGGCTATTGGTATTGGCGGCGACCCAATTATTGGTACCCCTACTAAAAACGCGGTAGAATTATTAATGAACGACCCCGACACCGACGCTATTGTAATGATTGGCGAAATTGGTGGTAACTACGAAGCTATGGCCTCGCAGTACATTAAAGAAACCGGCAACAAAAAACCGGTAGTAGGCTTTATTGCGGGACAAACGGCCCCGAAAGGCCGCCGGATGGGTCACGCGGGTGCTATTATTGGTGGCGCCGATGATACTGCCGAAGCTAAAATGCGTATTATGGCCGAATGCGGCATCCACGTAGTAAAATCGCCGGCCGATATTGGCGAAACTATGGCCAAAGTTTTAAAAGGCGAATCGATCGAAGCCTAA
- a CDS encoding response regulator, protein MRKLKGVLLIDDNETSNFLNHRLLNRMQVTENIRVFSTGQSALDYLQKLDNGDYNPADPNFFEPDLILLDVNMPVMDGFEFLEIFNQKLGDKIKRNTVVAILSTSAHPQDTLRANDYSAPYIIKPLTVDKVNNLLTEKFDAVTAS, encoded by the coding sequence ATGCGAAAGTTAAAAGGAGTATTGCTAATCGATGATAATGAAACCAGCAACTTTTTAAATCATCGATTATTAAACCGGATGCAAGTAACTGAGAATATCCGGGTTTTTTCGACCGGACAAAGTGCTCTGGATTATCTTCAGAAATTAGATAATGGCGATTACAATCCGGCCGACCCTAATTTTTTTGAACCTGATTTAATTTTACTGGACGTAAATATGCCGGTAATGGATGGCTTTGAATTTTTGGAAATTTTTAACCAGAAACTGGGCGACAAGATAAAGCGAAACACGGTTGTTGCTATTCTTTCTACGTCGGCCCACCCCCAGGATACGCTGCGCGCCAACGATTATTCTGCGCCTTACATTATAAAACCCTTAACCGTAGATAAAGTTAATAATCTATTAACCGAAAAATTTGACGCTGTTACTGCTTCTTAA
- a CDS encoding beta strand repeat-containing protein, with protein MNFIKLKLGLLLPLLISGKMLLAQNTGISDEARTPDASAVLDVYSTSKGMLVPRVTELQRTNIVNPAQGLLVYQTNGTAPGFYYYTGTTWTPIVSGSGSRWSLETGTNNIYYNSGFVGVGVTNPRNQMVVSNNLEIRRTGTAATDLAQLIFSNTANQGNFRIGGDGGDIFWQGGGGQALQMGSFWTTILTGDRQSAVFPNFSTGGTGTNANRGVLVKGARDASIPLSIQGNSVNQTANLTEWLNASGTAINVVNSAGNFGIGVTTPTQKLDVAGNLRFSGTLLPGGNAGTSGQVLQSTGNATAPVWADLSTATSSLNWALGGNTLPATPGIRNLGTISNHDLPFITNNSEKMRIQAGGNVGIGLTTPTERLEINGNMRLTGVSSGTRRIAFAGTTLGGGGGDPDGIIELRPVNTNEQQEMLFYVGNDNTTTYGPDRIRMVAEEIRFQNFNDAGASSIANAETQTGVNTRMIITPEGNVGINTDTPTERVDVTGNLKLTGAFMPNNQPGTAGFVLQSAGVNAPPVWVDPNTTSSSVNWALGGNNLTGIRTLGTISNFDLPFITNNIEKMRISAAGNVGIGVNTFNGANPEKLLVNAGTTTSVNAIVARGSINSYFQTNIQNTSTGNQASSDVVATANNGTETTNFINMGINGSNYVYQTGNPIITGKANDGYLLSAGQDFLLVNNNATKDMIFLTGGTAPANEAMRITANRNLGLGVTTPAQKLDVLGNFKLTGAFMPNGTAGTAGQVLQSAGENASPVWVTAGASSSWALGGNSVAALNTLGTTTAFDLPFITNNTEKMRIQSDGNVGIGLTAPSEKLEVNGNIRITGPNGGTRRLAFDGTTLSGGAGDPDGIIEVRPVNNSEQQEMLFYVGNDNTTTYGPDRIRMVAEEIRFQSFNDASLSSLVNAESTSGGAVTRMIITPAGNVGIGVIAPSQKLEVTGNMRLTGAFMPGNNAGTAGQVLQSAGANNSPVWVAPNASTTWALGGNSVGAVSNLGTTSAFDLPLITSGTEKMRITTAGNVAIGTTTPNSTLSVNGSLTMAVRTAAGSVTLAANDHVVINTTNGTATWNLPAANTCTGRIYRIINHGNGALTISPGVIIGYGGSTANSLAMGAAVEIISDGTNWRRMDD; from the coding sequence ATGAATTTTATTAAACTTAAACTTGGTTTATTGTTACCGCTGCTAATAAGTGGCAAAATGCTGTTAGCGCAAAATACAGGAATAAGTGATGAGGCGCGTACCCCCGATGCTTCGGCAGTTTTAGATGTTTATTCTACTTCTAAAGGGATGCTGGTACCCCGGGTAACGGAATTACAACGAACTAACATTGTTAATCCGGCTCAGGGATTACTTGTTTACCAAACTAATGGCACGGCACCGGGCTTTTATTATTATACCGGTACCACTTGGACGCCTATTGTTTCAGGTAGTGGCAGTCGCTGGTCATTGGAAACTGGAACAAACAATATATACTATAATTCAGGTTTTGTGGGCGTAGGTGTAACTAACCCGAGAAACCAAATGGTTGTAAGCAACAACTTGGAAATCCGCCGCACCGGTACTGCTGCTACCGACCTCGCGCAACTAATATTTTCAAATACTGCTAACCAAGGTAACTTCCGGATTGGTGGTGATGGGGGAGATATTTTCTGGCAAGGTGGTGGAGGTCAAGCTTTACAAATGGGTTCTTTCTGGACAACTATTTTAACAGGAGATCGCCAATCAGCAGTTTTTCCAAATTTTTCAACAGGCGGAACTGGTACCAACGCTAACAGGGGGGTTTTAGTAAAAGGAGCCCGGGATGCTAGTATTCCATTATCTATTCAGGGAAACTCTGTTAATCAAACTGCTAACCTAACCGAATGGCTAAACGCATCTGGCACAGCAATTAATGTGGTAAATAGTGCGGGTAATTTCGGTATTGGTGTTACGACGCCAACTCAGAAATTAGATGTAGCCGGTAATTTAAGATTTTCAGGTACTTTACTGCCGGGGGGCAATGCCGGCACTTCCGGACAAGTGCTGCAATCAACGGGCAATGCTACTGCCCCGGTTTGGGCCGATCTGAGTACCGCTACCAGCTCTTTGAACTGGGCTTTGGGAGGAAACACGTTGCCGGCTACGCCAGGCATCCGGAACTTAGGTACTATTTCAAACCATGATCTTCCGTTTATCACCAATAATTCCGAAAAAATGCGGATTCAGGCTGGTGGTAATGTGGGTATAGGGTTAACAACACCTACCGAACGATTAGAAATAAATGGCAATATGCGGTTAACCGGGGTAAGTTCGGGAACCAGGCGCATTGCTTTTGCCGGCACAACTTTAGGGGGCGGCGGCGGCGACCCCGACGGAATTATCGAATTAAGACCGGTAAATACAAATGAGCAGCAAGAAATGCTCTTTTACGTGGGCAACGATAATACTACCACTTATGGCCCTGACCGCATCCGGATGGTGGCAGAAGAAATACGTTTTCAGAATTTTAATGATGCCGGGGCCAGCAGTATTGCTAATGCCGAAACCCAAACAGGGGTAAATACCCGCATGATTATAACTCCGGAAGGCAATGTGGGTATAAACACCGATACGCCCACCGAAAGAGTAGATGTAACTGGTAATTTGAAATTAACGGGTGCCTTTATGCCTAATAACCAACCTGGTACAGCTGGCTTTGTATTACAATCGGCTGGTGTTAATGCCCCACCAGTGTGGGTCGATCCTAATACCACCAGTAGTTCTGTTAATTGGGCACTCGGAGGAAATAACCTAACGGGTATCCGAACTTTGGGTACAATCAGCAATTTTGACTTGCCTTTTATTACCAACAATATAGAAAAAATGCGGATATCGGCTGCAGGTAATGTAGGAATTGGCGTTAATACTTTTAATGGAGCCAACCCCGAAAAATTACTGGTAAATGCGGGTACAACCACTTCAGTAAATGCCATTGTGGCACGTGGAAGTATAAACTCTTACTTTCAAACTAATATTCAAAATACATCAACGGGTAATCAAGCCAGCTCCGATGTGGTAGCTACCGCCAACAATGGAACTGAAACCACAAACTTTATAAACATGGGGATTAATGGCTCTAATTACGTATATCAAACAGGTAATCCCATTATTACTGGTAAGGCAAACGATGGGTATTTACTTTCGGCCGGGCAAGACTTTTTACTAGTAAATAACAATGCCACGAAAGATATGATCTTCCTGACTGGGGGAACGGCCCCGGCTAATGAAGCCATGCGGATTACGGCTAATCGTAATTTGGGATTAGGCGTTACTACGCCAGCACAAAAATTAGATGTATTAGGAAATTTTAAATTAACCGGTGCTTTTATGCCCAACGGCACTGCCGGCACTGCCGGACAAGTATTGCAATCGGCGGGTGAAAATGCTTCGCCAGTTTGGGTAACGGCGGGAGCGTCTTCCAGTTGGGCTTTAGGCGGTAACAGCGTAGCGGCCTTAAATACTTTAGGTACCACCACTGCATTTGATTTGCCATTTATCACCAACAATACAGAGAAAATGCGGATTCAATCAGATGGTAATGTAGGTATTGGATTAACAGCACCATCGGAAAAATTAGAAGTTAACGGAAATATCAGAATAACAGGTCCCAATGGCGGGACCAGACGCCTGGCTTTTGATGGTACTACTTTGAGTGGTGGTGCAGGTGACCCGGATGGGATTATAGAAGTAAGGCCCGTAAATAACAGCGAACAGCAGGAAATGCTTTTTTATGTGGGTAATGATAATACGACTACATATGGCCCGGATCGGATTCGAATGGTAGCTGAGGAAATCCGTTTTCAATCTTTTAATGATGCCAGCCTTAGTTCACTCGTTAATGCCGAATCAACATCAGGTGGTGCAGTTACGCGAATGATTATTACACCGGCAGGCAATGTGGGTATTGGTGTGATAGCTCCTTCCCAGAAATTAGAAGTTACAGGTAATATGCGGCTTACTGGTGCCTTTATGCCTGGTAACAATGCGGGTACTGCAGGCCAGGTTTTACAATCAGCGGGGGCTAATAATTCGCCTGTGTGGGTTGCACCCAATGCGTCCACTACCTGGGCATTAGGAGGAAACTCCGTAGGTGCAGTAAGTAATTTGGGTACCACCTCCGCTTTTGATTTACCTTTAATTACATCGGGCACCGAAAAAATGCGAATTACAACAGCTGGTAACGTAGCTATTGGAACTACTACTCCTAATTCTACGCTATCAGTTAATGGTTCCTTAACTATGGCTGTAAGAACTGCCGCTGGTTCTGTAACATTAGCTGCTAACGACCATGTTGTAATAAATACAACAAATGGAACGGCCACCTGGAATTTACCAGCAGCAAACACGTGTACCGGAAGAATCTATCGTATAATTAACCACGGTAATGGAGCGCTTACCATTTCTCCGGGTGTTATTATCGGGTACGGTGGCTCAACAGCCAATTCCCTAGCAATGGGCGCGGCTGTCGAGATCATATCGGATGGTACCAACTGGCGAAGAATGGACGACTAA
- a CDS encoding choice-of-anchor tandem repeat GloVer-containing protein: protein MDLPLIKPTLFYLRQKYPSILGLLTGKMYRLQLVRVSACLALILGIMGFSFSPALAQEELVGFTSNGGPEGKGTLFSVKTNGSNYSIIKGFADWGKTPYGGLVKGDDGNFYGLTYEGGTYDFYGTIFRVTPKGEVTTLHHFNYGTDGAYPRGSLVKGPDGNFYGQTSAGGLNTYGTIFKITPTGTFSVIHNFSYNTGAKPNGTLALGIDGNFYGITYNGGTYSYGAIFKITPAGKYTVLRSLNSTTDGGNSYGSLTQGKDGALYGMTYSGGTYSQGTIFKISTNGTNFKVLRHLQGTDGAYPDRNSLMAAADGNLYGVIRGGGTNGVGVIYKLSTAGNFTIIKHLDYRADGGRPYGHLIQGPDGMLYGSTSQGGTFGYGTVFKMTTAGKLTVLYSLDNTKDGGSPTGALYRNTDGNLYGLASDGGKNFFGTIFKVTPTGTFSVLNSFNGATQGNTLSGNIVRAKDNAYYGTTYIGGTTNHGTIFKVCGGVTTVLHHFNKNTEGGWPLGGLVQGADGNLYGMTSEGGNYNGGTIYRITTNGSFKVLYHFNSAVDGSNPHGGLIQGKDGSFYGTARLGGPNRGGTIFKVTSAGAYKVLYSLSYSPDGRYPEGDLVQGPDGNLYGTASDGGTYAYGTIFKISTTGTNFKVLKHLNTLADGSAPLGGLTLGKDGNFYGTTSSGGSTAYDGAIFRITAAGDYKVLKRLSGPIDGETPKDNLVQASDGNFYGMTSKGGKNNAGTLFRITPAGSYSVVRHFNMATDGGTPFGSLIVQQPNPLVAKAQSITTVEDNAKAITLVGTGGSPLTYTIRSNPKNGTLSGTGANRTYTPKANFTGKDSFTFTVSVGCLVSAPATVTITVSPVNDAPVLATIGNKTVSKGATLTFTATATDPDAGQTKTFSLVGAPSGATIHATSGVFTWKPTVSGSFKFKVKVTDNGSPALSAEQAVTVTVTNPVNLVRINTGGEAVTTPLGNFAADGYFTGATSISTTTADIAGTTNDALYQDNRRATSNGGSFSYNIPVTNGTYQVKLHFAETFHPLPGLRKFNVTAEGATWLTNYDIVAAAGGTKTAVVVSKNVTVSDGVVNLNFVSVVDKACVSAIEILPTGTLIASEINNAANQTVVSNLYPNPAVNQITVSLNENTTTFSGVITDSQGNTVKTLNEPVTNNQVVLNVANLQPGLYQLQVPSETGLQTYRFIKK, encoded by the coding sequence ATGGATTTACCTTTAATCAAACCAACCTTGTTTTATTTACGCCAAAAGTATCCTTCTATCTTGGGGCTACTTACCGGTAAAATGTACCGCCTGCAGCTTGTCCGGGTATCGGCTTGTCTAGCATTAATTCTGGGAATAATGGGCTTTAGTTTTTCTCCGGCGCTGGCCCAGGAAGAACTGGTGGGCTTTACCTCCAACGGCGGTCCCGAAGGAAAAGGCACTTTGTTCTCGGTTAAAACCAATGGCTCTAATTATTCCATTATTAAAGGCTTTGCCGATTGGGGAAAAACGCCTTACGGCGGTTTGGTTAAAGGAGACGATGGCAACTTTTACGGCCTTACTTACGAGGGCGGCACCTACGATTTTTACGGCACTATTTTCCGGGTTACGCCTAAGGGCGAGGTAACTACTTTGCATCATTTTAATTATGGCACCGATGGAGCCTATCCGCGGGGCAGTCTGGTAAAAGGGCCCGATGGCAATTTTTACGGTCAAACCAGCGCCGGCGGATTAAACACTTACGGTACTATCTTTAAAATTACGCCAACTGGTACTTTTAGCGTTATTCATAATTTTAGTTACAATACCGGAGCTAAACCCAATGGTACTTTAGCCTTAGGTATAGACGGCAACTTTTACGGCATTACCTATAATGGCGGGACTTATAGCTACGGCGCTATTTTTAAAATTACTCCGGCGGGCAAATACACTGTCCTCCGGTCGTTAAACTCCACTACTGATGGCGGCAATTCTTATGGTAGCTTAACCCAAGGCAAAGACGGCGCACTATATGGCATGACTTACAGTGGCGGTACTTATAGCCAAGGCACTATTTTTAAAATTAGCACCAACGGCACTAACTTTAAAGTGCTTCGCCATTTGCAGGGTACCGATGGCGCTTACCCGGACCGTAATAGCTTAATGGCCGCCGCTGATGGTAACCTGTACGGGGTTATCCGCGGTGGCGGCACAAATGGCGTGGGCGTTATTTACAAACTAAGTACTGCCGGCAATTTTACCATTATTAAACACCTGGATTACCGCGCCGATGGCGGTCGGCCTTATGGTCATTTGATTCAGGGTCCGGATGGCATGCTTTACGGTAGCACCAGCCAAGGCGGTACGTTTGGCTACGGTACTGTTTTTAAAATGACGACTGCCGGTAAACTAACTGTACTTTATTCGCTGGATAACACGAAAGATGGCGGCTCTCCAACGGGTGCGCTTTACCGGAACACCGACGGCAACTTATACGGCTTAGCTTCTGATGGCGGAAAAAACTTTTTCGGTACTATTTTTAAAGTTACCCCTACGGGCACTTTTTCTGTATTAAATAGCTTTAACGGCGCAACGCAGGGCAACACCCTCAGCGGCAATATTGTGCGGGCGAAAGACAATGCTTATTACGGCACTACTTACATTGGGGGCACCACTAATCACGGCACCATTTTTAAAGTTTGCGGGGGAGTAACCACGGTGCTGCATCATTTTAATAAAAATACCGAAGGTGGTTGGCCTTTGGGCGGCTTGGTACAAGGAGCTGATGGTAACCTCTACGGCATGACATCAGAAGGAGGAAATTACAACGGGGGTACCATTTACCGCATTACCACCAACGGTTCATTTAAAGTACTATATCATTTTAATAGCGCTGTAGATGGATCAAACCCACATGGCGGTTTAATTCAGGGGAAAGATGGTAGCTTTTATGGCACGGCCAGATTAGGCGGACCTAACCGGGGAGGTACAATATTTAAAGTTACTTCCGCGGGAGCTTACAAGGTACTCTATAGTTTAAGCTACAGCCCCGATGGCAGATACCCCGAAGGAGATTTGGTACAAGGCCCCGACGGCAACTTATACGGTACGGCATCTGATGGCGGTACTTACGCTTACGGCACCATTTTTAAAATTTCGACTACCGGCACCAATTTCAAAGTTTTAAAACATTTAAACACCCTGGCCGATGGCAGTGCTCCTTTGGGCGGATTAACCCTGGGGAAAGATGGTAATTTTTACGGTACTACCAGCTCTGGCGGCAGCACCGCCTACGATGGCGCTATTTTCCGGATAACAGCGGCCGGGGATTATAAAGTTTTAAAACGCTTATCCGGCCCTATTGATGGAGAAACCCCGAAAGATAATTTAGTGCAAGCCAGCGACGGCAACTTCTACGGCATGACCAGCAAAGGCGGTAAAAACAATGCCGGTACTTTGTTCCGGATTACGCCGGCTGGATCTTACAGCGTAGTGCGGCATTTTAATATGGCTACCGATGGCGGTACTCCTTTCGGCAGCTTAATTGTACAGCAACCTAATCCGTTAGTAGCCAAAGCGCAAAGCATTACTACCGTAGAAGATAACGCTAAAGCAATTACCTTGGTGGGCACCGGCGGTTCGCCGCTCACCTACACCATTCGTTCTAACCCTAAAAACGGAACTTTAAGCGGCACCGGAGCTAACCGCACCTACACACCTAAAGCAAATTTTACCGGTAAAGATAGCTTTACTTTTACCGTAAGTGTAGGCTGTTTAGTTTCGGCGCCAGCTACCGTAACCATTACCGTTAGCCCCGTAAACGATGCCCCGGTATTGGCTACCATTGGTAATAAAACCGTAAGCAAAGGCGCTACTTTAACCTTTACCGCCACGGCCACCGATCCGGATGCCGGCCAAACTAAAACTTTTTCGCTGGTAGGGGCTCCAAGTGGCGCTACCATTCATGCTACTAGCGGGGTATTTACCTGGAAACCTACCGTTAGCGGCAGTTTTAAATTTAAAGTTAAAGTAACCGATAATGGCAGCCCGGCGCTTTCGGCAGAACAGGCAGTGACCGTAACGGTTACCAACCCGGTTAATCTGGTACGGATAAATACCGGGGGCGAGGCCGTAACTACCCCACTGGGCAACTTTGCGGCCGATGGGTATTTTACCGGCGCTACCAGTATTTCCACCACCACTGCCGATATAGCTGGCACTACCAACGACGCCTTGTACCAGGATAACCGGCGGGCTACTTCTAACGGCGGCAGCTTTAGCTACAACATTCCGGTTACCAACGGCACCTATCAGGTAAAACTGCACTTTGCCGAAACGTTCCACCCATTGCCTGGCTTGCGCAAATTTAACGTAACTGCCGAAGGAGCGACCTGGTTAACGAACTACGATATTGTGGCTGCTGCGGGTGGTACAAAAACAGCCGTTGTGGTTAGTAAAAACGTAACGGTGTCGGATGGAGTAGTAAATTTAAATTTTGTTTCTGTAGTGGATAAGGCTTGCGTTTCGGCGATAGAAATTTTACCAACAGGAACCTTAATAGCTTCTGAAATTAATAATGCGGCAAACCAAACAGTAGTTAGCAACCTGTATCCAAACCCGGCGGTAAATCAAATAACCGTTTCTTTAAACGAAAACACCACTACGTTTAGCGGTGTTATTACCGATAGCCAGGGAAATACCGTTAAAACTTTGAATGAACCGGTTACTAACAACCAGGTAGTACTGAATGTAGCCAATTTACAACCAGGCTTGTACCAATTACAGGTACCCTCAGAAACTGGTCTGCAGACTTACCGCTTCATTAAAAAATAA
- a CDS encoding Dps family protein has protein sequence MQDLTVTGLEKKSNQELATKLNELLANYHIYYQNVRGFHWNIKGSNFFQLHAKFEELYTNALTRIDEIAERILTLGYTPLHSFSEFINKSSIKESQNLTTDRDTVGTTIENLTLLIKLEREILKLADEGDDEGTEGLISEDLNDNEKNLWMLNAFLNG, from the coding sequence ATGCAAGATTTAACTGTAACCGGACTCGAAAAAAAGAGCAATCAGGAGTTAGCTACCAAGCTTAACGAACTCTTAGCAAACTACCATATTTATTACCAAAACGTACGTGGCTTCCACTGGAACATTAAAGGCAGCAACTTTTTTCAGTTGCACGCCAAATTTGAAGAACTGTATACCAATGCTTTAACCCGCATCGACGAAATTGCCGAGCGCATTTTAACTTTAGGTTATACCCCGCTTCATAGTTTTTCTGAGTTCATTAATAAATCGTCTATTAAAGAAAGCCAGAACCTTACCACCGACCGCGATACCGTAGGCACCACCATCGAAAACCTTACTTTACTCATTAAGTTAGAACGGGAAATTTTAAAACTAGCCGACGAAGGCGATGATGAAGGCACCGAAGGTTTAATCAGCGAAGACCTGAATGATAACGAAAAAAACTTGTGGATGCTAAACGCTTTCCTGAATGGCTAA
- a CDS encoding T9SS type A sorting domain-containing protein has translation MKIIQLLLSFLFPVVAQAQGIVNNGGRIVVGTGAFFNVTGNNGHITNATANNTSGTINNDGTITLSGNLINNAANNVFINRNGLGQVIFNGVTGQAIAGSAPTIFENITLNNAAGLSLQQHATTGTLTLSQGPLYLNGWSLTINNSATAAITRTNGYLVSEQTNNAGKVIWNIADTRGAHVFPFGNGSGAYIPFTFNLTAGNVGNVTVATYATNPANQPYPTTPDRVTNVNGWDGKDNSANTVDRFWQIDKDGADGTATLTFTASPEEVGEVTLLQAQRWNAARQIWDIPLPGQSSTLYSATVPDVTNFSPWTLSGNNSPLPIGVLQFSATVNQSRVDLHWKTSHETAGTTFTIKKSRDLRHYEAVATLNGTGANQQVNTYQTQDKQPYPGLSYYRLKVTNAAGQTTYSEVVAVNLNENTVFAVSVYPNPTEEFLNISISGNPGTTYEVQLTDMVGQRYYLGKVVAEKAQHTLQLLKGPHFPAGVFLLSVSGNGHFFSKKVVVQ, from the coding sequence ATGAAAATTATCCAATTACTTCTTTCGTTTTTATTCCCGGTTGTTGCGCAGGCGCAAGGCATTGTTAATAACGGCGGTAGGATTGTGGTAGGAACCGGCGCTTTTTTTAACGTTACGGGCAATAACGGGCATATAACCAACGCCACCGCCAATAACACTAGCGGCACCATAAATAACGATGGTACCATTACTTTGTCGGGTAATTTAATTAATAATGCCGCCAACAATGTATTTATTAACCGCAACGGCCTGGGACAGGTTATTTTTAACGGTGTTACCGGGCAAGCTATAGCGGGTTCTGCGCCAACCATTTTTGAAAATATTACTCTGAACAATGCCGCCGGATTGTCTTTGCAACAACATGCCACAACGGGTACACTAACCTTAAGCCAAGGGCCTTTGTATTTAAACGGCTGGTCTTTAACCATTAACAACAGCGCCACTGCCGCCATTACGCGCACCAATGGGTATTTGGTAAGCGAACAAACCAATAATGCCGGTAAAGTAATCTGGAATATAGCTGATACTCGGGGTGCGCACGTTTTTCCGTTTGGTAATGGTTCGGGGGCTTATATTCCGTTTACTTTTAACTTAACGGCGGGCAATGTGGGCAATGTAACCGTAGCTACCTACGCTACAAACCCGGCGAACCAGCCTTATCCTACTACTCCCGATCGGGTAACCAATGTAAACGGCTGGGATGGCAAAGACAACAGCGCTAACACCGTAGACCGTTTCTGGCAAATCGATAAGGATGGTGCCGATGGTACGGCCACGCTTACTTTTACCGCTAGCCCCGAGGAAGTAGGCGAGGTAACGCTCCTGCAAGCCCAACGCTGGAATGCCGCCCGCCAAATCTGGGATATACCACTGCCCGGCCAAAGCAGTACCTTGTATTCAGCTACGGTGCCCGATGTTACCAATTTTTCACCCTGGACATTGTCCGGAAATAATTCTCCGTTACCCATCGGGGTTTTACAATTTTCGGCTACGGTAAACCAAAGCAGGGTAGATTTACACTGGAAAACCTCGCACGAAACCGCCGGAACCACGTTTACCATCAAAAAATCCCGGGATTTAAGGCACTACGAAGCTGTAGCAACTCTTAACGGAACTGGTGCTAACCAGCAGGTAAATACGTATCAGACCCAGGATAAACAACCGTATCCGGGATTATCGTACTACCGGCTAAAAGTAACCAATGCTGCCGGGCAAACTACCTACTCCGAAGTAGTGGCGGTTAATTTAAACGAGAATACCGTTTTTGCCGTGTCGGTATATCCGAACCCCACGGAAGAATTTTTAAATATTTCCATTTCCGGTAATCCCGGCACAACCTACGAAGTGCAGTTAACGGACATGGTAGGCCAACGTTATTATCTGGGTAAAGTAGTAGCCGAAAAAGCCCAGCATACTTTGCAATTACTAAAGGGGCCGCATTTCCCGGCGGGGGTATTCTTACTTTCCGTGTCGGGTAACGGGCATTTTTTTAGTAAGAAAGTAGTGGTGCAATAA